The following are encoded together in the Candidatus Bandiella woodruffii genome:
- a CDS encoding Rpn family recombination-promoting nuclease/putative transposase, with the protein MTIVKYLNPRNDIAFKKIFGTEKNKDILMHFLNDVIEREGKKEITKVRLLNPMQHPELIGKKQSVVDVLCEEEDGTQYIVEMQVAKVGGFEKRAQYYAAKAYSSQAEEGYNYDHLKEVIFLAITEYEMFPKKKGYKSVHYTLDKKTYERDLKDFSFTFIELKKFNKRIEELKSFEDKWCYFFKYANDPDDMGELIKNSDEVITKAYHELEAHHWTKDELRAYEASEKIARDNKAREAYLEGLAEQAELRGIEKGIEKGIEKGIEKVAKNMLSHNISAEIISQSTGLSIDEINNLKN; encoded by the coding sequence AAGAAATGACATAGCATTTAAGAAGATCTTTGGAACTGAAAAGAACAAGGATATTTTGATGCATTTCTTAAACGATGTAATAGAAAGAGAAGGGAAGAAAGAAATTACAAAAGTAAGACTACTCAATCCAATGCAACATCCTGAACTTATAGGAAAGAAACAGAGTGTAGTTGATGTTTTATGCGAAGAAGAGGATGGAACACAGTACATAGTAGAGATGCAGGTAGCAAAAGTTGGTGGATTTGAGAAAAGAGCTCAATACTACGCAGCAAAAGCATATTCATCTCAAGCTGAAGAGGGGTATAATTATGATCATCTTAAGGAAGTAATATTCTTAGCGATAACAGAATATGAAATGTTTCCAAAGAAGAAGGGGTATAAATCAGTCCATTACACATTGGATAAAAAGACATATGAAAGAGATCTAAAAGACTTCTCATTTACATTCATAGAGCTCAAAAAGTTTAATAAAAGGATAGAGGAATTAAAGAGCTTTGAAGATAAATGGTGTTACTTTTTCAAGTATGCAAATGATCCTGATGATATGGGTGAATTAATCAAAAACAGTGACGAGGTAATTACAAAAGCATACCATGAGCTAGAAGCACATCACTGGACAAAAGATGAGCTACGTGCCTATGAAGCTTCAGAGAAGATTGCTAGAGATAATAAAGCTAGAGAAGCTTATCTTGAGGGCCTTGCAGAACAAGCTGAGCTTAGGGGTATCGAAAAGGGTATTGAAAAGGGTATTGAAAAGGGTATTGAAAAAGTAGCAAAAAATATGTTATCTCATAATATTTCTGCTGAGATCATATCTCAGTCTACAGGACTTAGTATTGACGAGATCAACAACCTGAAGAATTAG